A genomic window from Daphnia carinata strain CSIRO-1 chromosome 9, CSIRO_AGI_Dcar_HiC_V3, whole genome shotgun sequence includes:
- the LOC130700650 gene encoding uncharacterized protein LOC130700650 isoform X2 → MNCHRALYPLLSVVFMAGLAGVACIRVSHLIVPAQVGRGHDAQLHCHFNLGGNILYSVKWFKGSREFFRIGPDGTRPQVFPHLSNMTVDRSNAGTYRCEVSCEGPHFETDFREANMSVIDLPLQGPIIINVQTSYLPGERVALNCTSAPSKPMAILQWSIDGEQVGEPYVKRYIDGSIPTLATQSSEPNSRQSTWQNGRENDGELAEDNVATVGLEFVVDLPKQISAGAFATRRVSCTALVGDIYQSVTYANLSIVDGRSAKAIATARTPSHLLHSANGSSANWPRSHSTSWIGLVFCYIFYLIRQTAVDTTAAVP, encoded by the exons ATGAATTGTCACAGGGCTCTCTACCCCCTGTTGAGCGTCGTTTTCATGGCTGGATTAGCTG GTGTGGCGTGCATCCGCGTCTCGCATCTGATCGTGCCCGCACAAGTCGGCCGCGGCCACGACGCTCAATTGCATTGCCATTTCAATCTCGGTGGCAACATCCTTTACTCAGTCAAATGGTTTAAAG GGTCTCGTGAGTTCTTCCGCATCGGTCCCGACGGTACCCGACCTCAAGTCTTCCCTCATCTTTCCAACATGACTGTTGAC AGAAGCAACGCCGGAACGTACAGATGTGAGGTATCCTGCGAAGGGCCCCACTTTGAGACGGATTTCAGAGAAGCCAACATGTCGGTCATTG ATTTGCCACTGCAAGGGCCCATCATTATCAACGTGCAGACGAGCTACTTACCAGGAGAGCGGGTCGCGTTAAACTGCACCTCAGCTCCTTCGAAGCCAATGGCGATTCTTCAGTGGAGTATCGACGGGGAACAA GTGGGCGAACCGTACGTCAAACGATACATTGACGGTTCGATTCCGACGTTAGCGACCCAATCATCTGAGCCGAATAGCAGACAATCCACATGGCAAAACGGCCGAGAAAACGATGGCGAATTGGCGGAGGATAACGTCGCAACGGTCGGTTTGGAATTTGTCGTCGATCTGCCGAAGCAAATCTCGGCTGGAGCGTTCGCCACGAGGCGGGTCTCATGCACGGCCCTAGTGGGAGACATTTATCAAAGCGTTACATACGCAAATCTGTCGATCGTAGACGGACGATCTGCTAAGGCGATCGCCACTGCTCGCACTCCGTCTCACCTTCTTCATTCTGCCA ATGGAAGTTCGGCAAACTGGCCGAGGTCGCATTCGACTTCCTGGATCGGTCTTGTGTTTTGTTACATATTTTATCTGATACGTCAAACAGCGGTCGATACTACCGCGGCCGTGCCATAG
- the LOC130700650 gene encoding uncharacterized protein LOC130700650 isoform X1, with amino-acid sequence MNCHRALYPLLSVVFMAGLAGVACIRVSHLIVPAQVGRGHDAQLHCHFNLGGNILYSVKWFKGSREFFRIGPDGTRPQVFPHLSNMTVDIQRSNVSSVYLRNIQRSNAGTYRCEVSCEGPHFETDFREANMSVIDLPLQGPIIINVQTSYLPGERVALNCTSAPSKPMAILQWSIDGEQVGEPYVKRYIDGSIPTLATQSSEPNSRQSTWQNGRENDGELAEDNVATVGLEFVVDLPKQISAGAFATRRVSCTALVGDIYQSVTYANLSIVDGRSAKAIATARTPSHLLHSANGSSANWPRSHSTSWIGLVFCYIFYLIRQTAVDTTAAVP; translated from the exons ATGAATTGTCACAGGGCTCTCTACCCCCTGTTGAGCGTCGTTTTCATGGCTGGATTAGCTG GTGTGGCGTGCATCCGCGTCTCGCATCTGATCGTGCCCGCACAAGTCGGCCGCGGCCACGACGCTCAATTGCATTGCCATTTCAATCTCGGTGGCAACATCCTTTACTCAGTCAAATGGTTTAAAG GGTCTCGTGAGTTCTTCCGCATCGGTCCCGACGGTACCCGACCTCAAGTCTTCCCTCATCTTTCCAACATGACTGTTGAC aTCCAGCGCTCCAATGTCTCGAGTGTCTACCTCAGGAACATCCAG AGAAGCAACGCCGGAACGTACAGATGTGAGGTATCCTGCGAAGGGCCCCACTTTGAGACGGATTTCAGAGAAGCCAACATGTCGGTCATTG ATTTGCCACTGCAAGGGCCCATCATTATCAACGTGCAGACGAGCTACTTACCAGGAGAGCGGGTCGCGTTAAACTGCACCTCAGCTCCTTCGAAGCCAATGGCGATTCTTCAGTGGAGTATCGACGGGGAACAA GTGGGCGAACCGTACGTCAAACGATACATTGACGGTTCGATTCCGACGTTAGCGACCCAATCATCTGAGCCGAATAGCAGACAATCCACATGGCAAAACGGCCGAGAAAACGATGGCGAATTGGCGGAGGATAACGTCGCAACGGTCGGTTTGGAATTTGTCGTCGATCTGCCGAAGCAAATCTCGGCTGGAGCGTTCGCCACGAGGCGGGTCTCATGCACGGCCCTAGTGGGAGACATTTATCAAAGCGTTACATACGCAAATCTGTCGATCGTAGACGGACGATCTGCTAAGGCGATCGCCACTGCTCGCACTCCGTCTCACCTTCTTCATTCTGCCA ATGGAAGTTCGGCAAACTGGCCGAGGTCGCATTCGACTTCCTGGATCGGTCTTGTGTTTTGTTACATATTTTATCTGATACGTCAAACAGCGGTCGATACTACCGCGGCCGTGCCATAG